TCTGACCCCAATGCATGGGTGCCTGTTCTGCTTGTACCATTGGCTGTCCAATGGTGGGCCAGTTATTATCCCGGTGCAGAGCCCGGTGGCGGCGGATATATCGCCCAACGGATGTTTTCTGCCAAAGATGAAAAAAATGCTGTAGCCGCTACATTCTTCTTTAATGTGGCCCATTATGCACTCCGTCCGTGGCCGTGGATATTGATTGCCCTTGCTTCACTTATTGTTTTTCCTGAACTGAGTGATATCCAAAAAGCATTTCCTAATTTGCCTGCAGATAAGTTGGGTCACGATGTAGCATATCCTGCTATGTTGACTTTATTACCTTCAGGATTGCTGGGGCTTGTAGCAGCATCACTTATTGCAGCATTTATGAGTACCATGAGTACCCAATTAAATCTTGGGGCGAGTTATTTGGTGAATGACTTCTATCACCGATTTATCAACAAATCTGCATCAGAAAAACAATTGGTAAAGATGGGCAGATTATTCACAATTATTTCAATTATATTGGGGGGAGGCCTTGGGTTGATGCTCACAAGCGCAGGGCAAGCCTTTAACCTGCTTCTGATGATTGGTGCCGGCACAGGATTGATATACATCCTACGGTGGTTCTGGTGGCGGATTAATGCTTATACTGAGATTGTTGCAATGATCAGTTCCATCATAATAGCGGGATATTTCAATTTTGGTGATTCAGCTTTAGAAGGATGGCAAAAAATTGTGATTGGGGCCATCCTCACGACTATAGTTTGGATTGTGGCTACTTATGTCACGCCACCAGATGATGAAGAAACTCTACGGAATTTTGTGAAGAAAGTGAATCCCGGCGGCCCTGGTTGGGAAAAATATTCAGATGGCGTTTCCAGTGAACCATGGCCAGTACCGAAAGGAATTTTATCCATGGTATTGGGTTGTACGGCAGTTTATGGCTTTTTGCTAGGTATAGGGCAATTCATCTATGGCGAAACTGGAAGTGGGCTTTTTATTGTTGGATTGGGTATAATTGCTTCTGTTGGATTGTTTAAAGTGTGGGAAAAATAAACAAATGTGTTCTCGTACAAACGTAATCGGGTTTACACCATAATCCATTACGATACATGAGAATCTCTACTCCCGGTCGGATTTGTTTTTTTGGCGAGCATCAGGATTATCTCGGTCTCCCCGTCATAGCAATGTCGATTTCTCTACGGGCGATAATAAAAGGGGATAAGAAAAAAGGTAAAGAAGTCATTATCCATAAACCGGATTTGGGTGAAACTGAATTATTTTCATTAGATGATTTGAATTATACAAAACAGCGGGATTATTTCAAAAGTGGAATTCGGATTTGTCAAAATGAAGGACTTACTTTTTCATCCGGATTCGAGTGTAAGATTACCAGTAATATTCCCATCCGCGCCGGAACCAGTTCTTCCTCGGCTATTAACGTAAGCTGGATTCATTTTTTATCTAAAATGGCGGATAATCCACCAAACTGGAATCAACAGAAAATTGGTGAATTGACCTATAAAGCAGAAGTGACTGAATTTGATGAGCCTGGAGGTATGATGGATCAATATTCAACCGCCATGGGGAATCTTATTTATTTAAAATCGGAACCTAAAATTTCTATTCGATCATTAAATCCGAATTTAGGTTCTTTTGTTTTGGGAGATTCATGTGATCCCAAAAACACTATGGGGATTTTGAGCAGATGTCGCGATTCACGATTAGAAATGCTTCAAAAATTAAAAGTTAAAAATCCAGATTTAACATTTCATTCTTTAGATGAAAATGCTGATCTGTCTGATCTCAATCGAGATGAAGTTGAATTATACCGAGGCACGATCCAAAATCGAGATTTATTAAAACAAGCATTACCGGAATTAGAAAAAAACAATCCAGATCATCAATTGATTGGGGAATTGTTAACAGAACATCATTCAGTATTAAGGGATGTGCTTCAAGTTAGTACACCCAAAATCGAAGCTATGATGAATGCGGCCTTAGATGCCGGCGCTCTGGGTGGAAAAATTAATGGTTCTGGCGGTGGTGGATGTATGTTTGTCTATGCGCCGGACAATCCTGAGGAAGTTGCAGAAGCGATTGAAGAAGTAGGGGGGGAAGCTTTTTTTATTAATTCTGACTTAGGAACAAGAATTGATTAACTTCTTTGATTATTTTAAGGAAATTTAAATCATGCCCAATATATCACTTTTAGTCATGGCCGCCGGTATGGGGTCACGTTATGGCGGACTCAAACAACTGGACGCGGTAGGACCTCATGGCGAAACAATTATTGATTATTCTGTTTATGATGCGATCGCGGCCGGTTTCACCAAAGTAGTATTTATCATTCGCAAAGATTTCGAAGATCAATTCAAAGCCCAAGTAACGGATAAATATGGTGGCAAGATTCAAGTTGAATTTGCTTTCCAAGATATCCATGATCTGCCCAGTGGATATACATGTCCTAAGGGCCGGGTAAAGCCATGGGGCACAGGGCAGGCAATTTTATCTGCTAAGGATTTGATCAACGAACCATTTGCCGCCATCAATGGTGACGATTTCTATGGAAGGGAATCTTTCAAAACTGTAGCTGATTATTATAATGATGGTGCAAATCAATTCAGCATGGTTACCTTTCGACTGGAGAATACACTTTCTATTTTTGGTGGAGTTACACGGGGATTGTGTACTGTGAAAGAAGGAAAGTTGGATACAGTAGTTGAAACAAGCGATTTACAAAAAGTTGAGAACGGTGTTTCGTCCAATCGTGATTTAGCATTGGATGGAAGTGAGCCGGTATCCATGAATATGTGGGGATTCACACCAGTTCTTTTTAGTTATTTACAGGACAAGTTTGTGGATTTTTTAAAAGCTGAAGGATCCGAAATGAAAAGTGAATATTTGATTCCATCTGTGGTGAATGAATTGATCCAAGGTGGACAGGAAGATGTTCATATACTCAGTAGCGCTGCATCATGGTTTGGTGTTACGTATAAAGAAGATAAAGCCTTTGTCGTAGGCGAAATACAAAAACTGGTGGATATGGGAGCATATCCACAACAACTGTTTTAAGGACAAATAAATGAATCGTACAAATTTCTGTAGAATTGCAGCATGTTTACCCTCCGTGAGGCGTGGCTGCGTCTTTACAATTATTTCTGTTTTGGTAGCGCAAAACCCGGCAGAGATTGAAGATCCATCCATAGTTGAGATAAATAAGGAGCCGGCACGTGCCACGTTTTTCCCATATGAATCGATGAAGGTTGCCAAAACGGGCAATCCTTCAAATTCTCAATATTATCAATCCTTAAACGGAGAATGGAAATTCAATTGGGTCCGTAACCCCAACGACCGTCCTACCGATTTTTACAAAACAGATTATGATGATTCTGATTGGGTGGATTTCCCCGTCCCTGCCAATTGGGAAATAAATGGTTATGGGATTCCCATTTATGTTAATCAGCCTTACGAATTCACCCGGGACCCTCAACCACCGGATGTGCCCGATGATTATAATCCGGTTGGTTCTTATCGCGAGGATTTCAATATACCAGACGATTGGGATAACCGTCGGATTGTCCTCCATTTTGGCGCAGTAAAATCCGCATTCTTTTTGTGGATTAACGGGAAACAGGTTGGTTATAGTCAAGGAAGTAAGCTTCCGGCAGAATTCGATATTACGGACTATGTGAATTCGGGTGAAAACTTATTGGCGATTCAAGTGTATCGATGGTCCGATGGAACTTACTTAGAATGCCAGGACTTTTGGCGCATCAGTGGCATCGAGCGGGATGTTTACCTTTATGCCGAACCTAAAGTCCGTATAGCGGATTTCTGGGCTAAAACACCCATGGATGCATCTTATAAAAATGGAGAATTCACTTTAGACCTCTCGCTAGAAAATGGGTTGGAATATGTTCAGTCTACAAAATTAAAAGTAGAATTGAGGGATATAAATGGGAGAAAAATTTATTCTCATTCAAGACGGTTGAAGCTGTTACCAGGATCCCAAAAATATTCAGTGAATAAAACAATTAAGGATGTGTCTCCCTGGACGGCAGAAACGCCCAATCTTTATGACTTAACTATTACTCTTTCTAAA
This DNA window, taken from Candidatus Neomarinimicrobiota bacterium, encodes the following:
- a CDS encoding Na+:solute symporter; this translates as MILSSLDWTIVGAYFALSLFVGLWVSRQAGQDTKSFFLAGRNMPWWLLGVSMVATTFSTDTPNLVTDLVRQNGVSGNWGWWAFLLTGMLTVFVYAKLWRRSDVLTDIEFYELRYSGKPAAFLRGFRALYLGLVFNVLVMGAVSLAAIKFGEIVLGLPGWLTLTIACSITLAYSTLGGLKAVIITDFVQFALAMIGSIWGMLYILGLPEIGGLSNLISHANVADKLSLIPDLSDPNAWVPVLLVPLAVQWWASYYPGAEPGGGGYIAQRMFSAKDEKNAVAATFFFNVAHYALRPWPWILIALASLIVFPELSDIQKAFPNLPADKLGHDVAYPAMLTLLPSGLLGLVAASLIAAFMSTMSTQLNLGASYLVNDFYHRFINKSASEKQLVKMGRLFTIISIILGGGLGLMLTSAGQAFNLLLMIGAGTGLIYILRWFWWRINAYTEIVAMISSIIIAGYFNFGDSALEGWQKIVIGAILTTIVWIVATYVTPPDDEETLRNFVKKVNPGGPGWEKYSDGVSSEPWPVPKGILSMVLGCTAVYGFLLGIGQFIYGETGSGLFIVGLGIIASVGLFKVWEK
- a CDS encoding nucleotidyltransferase codes for the protein MPNISLLVMAAGMGSRYGGLKQLDAVGPHGETIIDYSVYDAIAAGFTKVVFIIRKDFEDQFKAQVTDKYGGKIQVEFAFQDIHDLPSGYTCPKGRVKPWGTGQAILSAKDLINEPFAAINGDDFYGRESFKTVADYYNDGANQFSMVTFRLENTLSIFGGVTRGLCTVKEGKLDTVVETSDLQKVENGVSSNRDLALDGSEPVSMNMWGFTPVLFSYLQDKFVDFLKAEGSEMKSEYLIPSVVNELIQGGQEDVHILSSAASWFGVTYKEDKAFVVGEIQKLVDMGAYPQQLF
- a CDS encoding GHMP kinase — its product is MRISTPGRICFFGEHQDYLGLPVIAMSISLRAIIKGDKKKGKEVIIHKPDLGETELFSLDDLNYTKQRDYFKSGIRICQNEGLTFSSGFECKITSNIPIRAGTSSSSAINVSWIHFLSKMADNPPNWNQQKIGELTYKAEVTEFDEPGGMMDQYSTAMGNLIYLKSEPKISIRSLNPNLGSFVLGDSCDPKNTMGILSRCRDSRLEMLQKLKVKNPDLTFHSLDENADLSDLNRDEVELYRGTIQNRDLLKQALPELEKNNPDHQLIGELLTEHHSVLRDVLQVSTPKIEAMMNAALDAGALGGKINGSGGGGCMFVYAPDNPEEVAEAIEEVGGEAFFINSDLGTRID